ATATAATGAAACAGTGTTCAGACATAAACCAAGCATGGGTGAACTTCCCAAAGACTACACATTCTATAGTGCCGTGTGTGTGAAATGGCTTTAACAAGGAGATGTATGCAACAGAATATCCGAAGCTGGCTGGGGTAGGAAGGCATGACAATTGACCAAGAAAGGATATTTATGGTGATGAAATGCTTGAAAATTTACTAAGGTGATGGCTGTATACTCTCGGCATGTTCAGTTACATACTTAGAACGGGTGAATCTGTGGTATGCAAATTGTCTCAGTAAACACTTTGAAAAGACTTTGTGATTTTGTTTACATTATATATTCTTCGAGACAAAATTATTCATCAGAAGAAGGACTTGCAGAGTTGAAAGCTACTAATGTGATTACGAGGAAAGAACTTCAGTGTTTCTCAGGTGCCTGCACTGTTTGAGGGTAAATGGGAAGGCGCTTACAGAAATCTACCTATGGGCTATAAAATCCACCAACTTGTACAttagaaaacattaattttaCCTGTAAATCTGGTCAAAATATTACTGAAAATAATGTCGAAACCAACTAAAGAAAATGCCTTTCCCCCCCAAGAATTTATTCCTAAAATGATTAAggaaagtaatcaaaaaaggCAGGCATCATAGAGTAGGCCAGCTGCCGGTGTGCAGTGCTGGACTCAGACTTCGAAGACACCCTGCTCAACATAGCCTCACACTTGAAAGGCACTTGTAAGATGACCCACAACAGGCTgtcaaatacattaaaaatggtGGAAACCAGGCTactgaagagagaaaaagtaaaataaacccaTAAGATTAGAACTGGGTATCTAATGGGAACTCATGATTTCCATTTTCATGTAGAGGTTTAATGTATGCATGATAAACACATCAATAGTGTTCATAACCAGCATGCACgtcttgcttttaaaaacatgtatccACTAAAGGGAACCAGAACCAGGTTCTTTAGCAAAATGCTCGATTATTGGACTATGGCAGGGGGTGTCTAAGTCTGGAGAGTAAGAAATTGCTCAATGATGTAAACATGTCAAAGGGTAGAGAAGCCACCTAGACTGGTTTTACACTAGCCAAATTATATAAATCTTAAGCAAAAAAGTAATGACAATTTTTACCCCCTGAATAAAACAGTAAGCTCAAAGTTTGGTTAGAATCAAGAGGTGCTTTAAAACTAGTTTCCCACAAAACACCTAAAACTTGGTATTACTGTGAAGAAACCCAGCAGATACTACCTTACTCCCTGACCAAGGCAATACTGTCAGCATCAACAATAGGGTGAAATTCTTAATTCATGACAGGGAACAGGATGCAGGAATATTATAGACAACAGACTTCATCCTGAACAGTCAACAGACAAAATTCCCATCATTTTCAAGTGCAAAACTTAAGCTAGGCACAGGTTCAGATCTGTAATCACAGGGTATGGGAACTCAGGCCAGAGAGTATCACCATTAGTTGGAGGCCACAGTGCCCGGCAAGATGCTGTCATGAGAAAAGACCAAAGCAgtaaaagccaaggaaaaagtgGAAACTTGTTCCAGGCTGAAGTGAACTACAAAAATCTGCTGGCACATCGTGAATACAAGACTTTCTTATTTAAAAGACACTGAAGGTATTAGTTCAGCATAATGGCATAGGTCTGAGGCCTAAACAATAGTTCCATGTCCATGTTGATTTTCTAACTTTAATGGCTGTATTGTTGAGAGAACAGActtttttgaagaaaagaaaaagtaaaatactgAGGTGACAACATGTCAATTTATTAGGAAAAAAGTGTTAAGATTTTCAATTTGTTAGTATTTTACTTGTAAGCTTTTTAcacacttcaattttttttttaagaattaaaaaacacaaagaggatgaaagaatttttttctagacCATCTGTCTGaatcattaaaattaaatgaagccAGTGACTTATACTCAGGGGTCTAAATTGTTTTCAGATAGTAAGAGGCAATTAACGCTTCTGCTGTTAGTTAGTGTTTTaacatttttcaatttcttcacATAATCACTTAGGCAGCACCAAACCAGTTAGAATTTTTCACTAACTCAAGTTATCCAAAGTACTTCGGTGtacttttttcctttattaaaaattttccagTTCTGTACTTTCTGTGTACAGAGAGCATATTTAGACAAAGGGTACACAATTCTTACTCAAATTTACTCAACATTATTtttgcatcacacacacaaaaaaatatttttccatgaaGGCACCTTTTCATTTCATATGATTTGTACTCCAATGTGTTTGTagtaaaaatacaattaaatatgaaaatgtagCATATAAAACTTAATGCAGAGCAATAAAAGTTACCATCTATCCACAGGAAAGCTTCTATATCTCCTATGCAAACCATATCTGAAAGTAATCTTTTACAACCATATTGAAATACACTTTGCAATCTTTTAACCGTAGACATCGGATGTTTCGTCCTTCACATCATCAGCTGCATTGAGTTGCCAGCACCTGCCGGGATCCACAAGACAGGAAAACTAAGCAATAGCAGTCATTTCTCAAGGTTCGAGAAATCTGGTCCACCCTTTGTGTAGTTCCCTGAGATTTCTGCTCCACTAAAGTCAAAACCAGGATTCTGAAAGACATAAAACAGTAAAACTTACAAGGATAAGATAAATTCATCATTGACAAAAAACCAAAACgtcaaaaaataagaaacaatatCAAACTTGAAATCACCTaaggtaaaattaaaattaagaggTTCCTTCAACTTTCAGATCTGTAAGCATTTAGAAGACTGATACCTATATACCTGTGTGACCTTGGTAGTAACTGTATAATGAAACATAACTTTCTATTTCACAATGAAATCTGTTTGTGATTTATACAAATAAACAGACTTTATAAGCTTTTTCCCCTACTGGAGGGCATATTATGGATTGAACATAGGTCCTCTTGCAAACAAAGCAAGTATACTATGCTaaactttttagttttaaatttaatttttaattcttctgaGACATGGTGTAGCtatgtcacccaggctggccttgaacttgaggttCTCTTGTCTCACTCTCACAAGTGGCTGGAATTAAAAGTCAGTATCATCAGTCTCAGCTAATAGTCAGCAAGGTTTTGAAGCTTACTATATGCTGTGCAGAGTTCTAAGGGCGATATTCATACTAGCATATTGATACGTATCATATATTGCCAAGTACTCATTCAAGCTTTAGACTTTTCAGGAGAAATTTCATTTGCTTAATGGGACTCTTTTGAATTACTACTACTTAGGAAATACCACTTAAACAAACGTGGATTTAAAAAATTAGCAAATAAATTGTCCTAGAGGAGCTTACACTGTAGCAGGGAAACACAAATAAGAAACCATAAATATTGAGCACAGAACTTAGGAAGTCTGACTTGTACAAGATTCAGGTAGTAATCACTTTAGACTTTCTAGACTACATGACCTCTGTCACACTCAACTACAAGAAACTGCTATGTGTAAGATAACATCCTGAGGAGTAAACACAGGTATCTCAGTAAAGAGACATACAGGGGGCCAAATTTCCCTAGGCCACATTTTATCAACCTGACTTAGTGTTAAAGATTCTAAGTGTTATAAGAAAAAGATACAGGAGAAATAACTAGGAGAGAAAATTATAGCCTTTACAGGATAGTAAAAATGTGTTTTACTGAGCAATCAGCTGAAAGCTAGAGAACACTGCAGTCAGAATCAGCGGAGAGCCAGGCATGCTGAttcacacatgtaatcccaatcccagtacttgggaggcagatctctaaattgaaggccagcctgctacatacacagtgagacactgtctcagaaaaagaaaaaacaaaggaagggtAGCAGAGTAACTATTGATGATCCCATTAAGAGAAGGAAAATGCACTGATCTGACTTGCCCTATCAAGACTTCTTCAATTGGTACTGTCTGAGGACTGTCCAGGAGGCTAGTTAGCAATTTATTCAAGTAATCCAACAAGAGTGCTAGCAGATGGGGCAGTGTGAAGTGGTAACACTGTGAATAGGAGTGGAACACAATGCTAATGAGATTGCCTAAGAGTCCCCTGGAGGGTGTGCAGGCTGGCATGTAGGACTAAGGGGTCTTCTTCATTTGCTCTTCCTGCTTGTATTGAGGGAGGGTCTCTCAATAAACCTCAAGCTCCCAAATTCTTTTTTccggtttttttcgagacagggtttctctgtgtagtcctggctcttctggaactcactttgtagacctggcctcgaactcagaaatccgcctacctctgcctcccaagtgttgggattaaaggcgtgcgacaccaccgcctggcaagctCCCAAATTCTAAGTAGTCCAGATTGACAGCTTGCCTCAGAGATCCTTTCCCTCTGCCTCGGGAGTGCTGGGATCTAAGGTGGCCACCACACCTGCCCACTTTTGCATGGTTTCTTGGGATCCTCTAATAGGCCTCTGGTGCTcgtgcttgcatggcaagtgccaTAGCCTCTAGACCTCCTCTGACTCCCTCCTCCCAACCCTTAATCATGAACAACTAGTCTccattaactaaaataaaaagtagaataaaTGTGGCAGTGAAATTAGTTTGCTCACCTTGGACATGTAACATCTGACAGACAGAACTGTGAGTATGTGCAACAAGTAACTGAGGAGTCTAAGCTCATAAACTTGGAAGTAAGCATGATGCCAATGGAAACTACACACTAAAAGAGCCCGATCAAAGAGAATTAGGGAGAGGTAAGAGGTGGGGAATCGAATAAAGGGACATCTCCTTTTTATACTATGTACGTACAGTGATCCAGGTCTTTAGGTTTATTATTCATGAATTATTGATGTGGATTCAGCAATCAGGGTCTTACAGCaatgcatacatgtgtgaaattTGAAACCTACATAATAGGCAATTTTCTAGCCCTTCACTTTAAAATTCACCCAAAAGGCTTTATACAACTGTGTATACCTTATGAATACATGTGCATTTGGATGGTGTAACTGTACATACTCACTCCTGCATCTGACTTACTTCTTTCTGGAATCGCTCTAATGTAAGTTTTCTCTGCATTTGGTCTTGCACCCAGGGGTCAGCTGCATATTCAGATTCTAGAAGAGAAGTCCAACAGTTTGCGGCATCTCTCTTGGTTTTTGTCAGAACAATGCGGACCATTTTTCTATCCTctaagagaaaaaggagagatgtTACAGGGAAACTACAGTTCATCATTAAACATTATATTTTCCAAAGGCTAGTGGATAATTTTGATAAGACAACTGTTCCCAACACTTTTCTCCATCTTTCACAGCTACAAAGACTTAATATAAAGGAGAAATGATACCAtgattcagtttttaaaagtgtaGGAATCATAACAGATTACTCTTACCCAAAGTCCATGTTCCTTCATCAGCAATTGTAGAATCAAACAACTTCCCCTGGAAAATAAGTATAAGGTAATAAAATTGCagtatttctttaagttttaCAAATTCTCATCATTAAGATTTGCCTCATTTTAAGCTAAGGTGCATCTTAGGCCAATTGTCTCTATTTGTAGGGGCTCAACCTTGAACTTCCTCCTGAATGAAAAGGAACCCAGTTTACAAATCTGACAACTTTaccatgggggggtggggggggaacacAGGGACCACTACACAAAACAGAAGACACACCACTCCTTACGATAGGATGTAAACTTAACATACAAAATGCTTTACCAATTAATATGAACATGACTCCTactgaaactagaaaaaaatgttctattgttttccttctttcttttgtttgtttgggtttcttttttttttgggggggggggagactctgtgtatccctggctgttctgtaacttcctctgtagaccaagaGTCTCAAATTttctcctcaaactcacagatatcctgtctctgcctcctgagtgctgggattaaagctgtgtacagCCCCCACCTGGTGACTATTTTTTTGTAGGGTCTCTGTCACATATCGgatatcctgcataccagatatttaatTACAGATTCATAActgcaaaattatagttatgaagtatcaagGAAGAAgctaattttatagttgggggtcaccacaacatgaagaacgtTATTAAAGGACCACAGCATTacaaaggttgagaatcactgctctgtGTAGTCATGGAACTGGCTAAGTAGATCTGGCTGGCTGGCCTAATTTGAAGAGATCCACCTATggttcccaaatgctgggattaaaagcacgtGCCATAAAACCTGCCTTACAAGTGCTATCTTTTAAAGTCGATGTTATTAAACCTAGTTTAACTTTTCAGAAGCTGGTACTCAGAAAAGCCAATTTCTTAAGAAGAATCGAATCCTATATTGAAGAATTGATGTCAAATTAGCTGGActaatttttcttctcctcctgcccAAGGTTACAAAACGCAGTATCATGTCTGCACTCACCACTGTACTACATAGTTATCCAAAAGGCTATCTAATCTAGGTGTAAAATATAGTCTAATTGTTATGTATGAGTCTTAATAAATTCCTAACCAAAAAAGGGAAAGTATGACCAGACTAAATAATTGGTGAAATCAAATAACTTCACACACACCTTTTCATTATCTTGAAGATCAACATGCAAGAAGCTTATTTAGAAAACCAATCTGACATCTTTGAAACTTCATCCTATTAACCTATATCCTTGCTTGTAACTGCCAGTATCAGCCTACACCACATGAATAGAATTCAGAAACCTTCCGTCTAGTCTCTGGGACTCACATCA
The nucleotide sequence above comes from Arvicanthis niloticus isolate mArvNil1 chromosome 6, mArvNil1.pat.X, whole genome shotgun sequence. Encoded proteins:
- the Nudcd2 gene encoding nudC domain-containing protein 2 isoform X1; the encoded protein is MSAPFEERSGVVPCGTPWGQWYQTLEEVFIEVQVPPGTRAQDIQCGLQSRHVALAVGGREILKGKLFDSTIADEGTWTLEDRKMVRIVLTKTKRDAANCWTSLLESEYAADPWVQDQMQRKLTLERFQKENPGFDFSGAEISGNYTKGGPDFSNLEK
- the Nudcd2 gene encoding nudC domain-containing protein 2 isoform X2; translated protein: MTAGCGKGKLFDSTIADEGTWTLEDRKMVRIVLTKTKRDAANCWTSLLESEYAADPWVQDQMQRKLTLERFQKENPGFDFSGAEISGNYTKGGPDFSNLEK